One part of the Anopheles coustani chromosome 2, idAnoCousDA_361_x.2, whole genome shotgun sequence genome encodes these proteins:
- the LOC131267015 gene encoding zinc finger protein 771-like translates to MSGTTETDIDSPFVKKEKCCKICGATDGPMESIFCNAEDTAMLNKIYKSTRVEVTPVCGLISPICEACHRRIDEYDEHAQPKVIEYVIKTELDDDTLDYDPLNVGNLTDPMAIEDNSEDDIDVKITYGRRPNKRKINRKAINIVKSMPQTLPTRRRPGRPPKVKLELQKPVELSTEIVMLKQEELANEQTVMEKVNRLKHRECRKTRKSLDGDSSGEGGFDSHDAKRLPHEEQESEMDEPDVTDGDERLSKDSVDSDSQDERNPTVRRKVLRSGRTATHQKGLKKKGGLPEQCEVCGKTVSYMREHMRLHRIEKQHPCPHCDRTFVQANNLKYHIRKHLGEKPYSCKQCDKQFYCEAHLKSHMRVHGPQGLFQCDVCPKSFNQECNLKKHLRVHTGEKPYSCDTCGKRFNSTSNLRNHSRLHSDERPLTCDHCSKSFVDVHHLQRHIRVHTGERPYMCHVCSHAFYCQNGLMDHLKTHIEEKFFKID, encoded by the exons ATGAGTGGCACGACTGAAACCGACATCGATAG CCCGTttgtaaaaaaggaaaaatgctgCAAAATCTGTGGTGCCACCGATGGCCCAATGGAATCTATTTTCTGCAACGCGGAAGATACGGCCATGCTgaacaaaatatataaatCCACACGTGTTGAG GTTACCCCGGTTTGTGGGTTGATTTCTCCAATATGTGAAGCGTGCCATCGGCGGATAGATGAGTACGACGAACATGCGCAACCGAAAGTGATAGAATATGTCATCAAGACTGAACTGGACGACGACACATTAGACTACGATCCACTTAATGTTGGCAACCTGACCGATCCAATGGCAATCGAAG ATAATTCCGAAGATGATATAGATGTAAAAATTACCTATGGCAGACGCCCAAATAAACGAAAGATCAACAGAAAAGCCATTAATATTGTGAAGAGCATGCCACAAACCCTTCCAACGCGAAGGCGTCCAGGAAGACCACCGAAAGTGAAACTAGAATTGCAAAAACCAGTGGAGCTTTCTACCGAGATTGTCATGTTGAAGCAAGAAGAGTTGGCAAATGAGCAAACAGTTATGGAAAAAGTAAATCGATTAAAACATAGGGAATGTCGGAAAACGAGAAAATCCCTAGATGGGGACAGCTCAGGAGAAGGTGGCTTCGATTCGCACGATGCTAAGAGACTTCCACATGAAGAACAAGAGTCGGAGATGGACGAACCGGATGTTACGGATGGCGATGAGCGGTTAAGTAAGGACAGTGTCGATAGCGATTCGCAGGATGAACGCAACCCAACGGTACGGCGAAAAGTACTCCGAAGCGGCCGCACAGCGACGCATCAAAAAGGTCTCAAGAAAAAAGGAGGCCTTCCGGAGCAGTGCGAGGTTTGCGGAAAAACCGTGTCCTACATGCGCGAGCACATGCGGCTGCATCGGATCGAAAAGCAGCACCCCTGTCCGCACTGTGACCGGACGTTCGTGCAGGCAAACAACCTAAAGTACCACATTCGGAAGCATCTCGGCGAAAAGCCATACTCGTGCAAGCAATGCGACAAACAGTTCTACTGCGAGGCACACCTTAAGTCGCACATGCGTGTGCATGGCCCGCAGGGTCTGTTCCAGTGCGACGTATGTCCGAAGAGCTTCAACCAGGAGTGCAATCTGAAGAAACATCTACGTGTGCACACGGGAGAAAAGCCTTACAGTTGCGATACTTGTGGCAAGCGGTTTAATAGTACATCGAATCTGCGCAACCACTCGCGGCTGCATTCGGACGAACGGCCACTAACGTGTGACCATTGTTCGAAAAGTTTCGTCGATGTGCACCACCTTCAGCGGCACATTCGGGTGCACACGG GCGAACGTCCCTACATGTGTCACGTTTGTTCACACGCGTTCTATTGCCAGAACGGCTTGATGGATCATCTTAAAACCCACatcgaggaaaagtttttcaaaattgacTAG
- the LOC131264673 gene encoding methyl farnesoate epoxidase-like: MWIPVLVMFVLLMAVYCACDVQKPKKFPPGPAWWPMLGSGLVVVKMVRSLKYFHLMWMTLCRQYGQIVGVRFGQDRIIIVSGREAIRTMYSMVQFDGRPDGFFFRMRSFGQRLGVALADGPNWEVQRKFAVRTMKQLGMGRNEFVRVIEREVHELVENFRQRAATGEVFPMSSSLDIALLNVVWVMMAGQRYEFENARLKWLADTIHKTFHVIDISGGTLNRFPWLRHVCPESSGYGPMMRLLKPLWAFLEETIELIRRNPHCADRRDCLISAFLVEMSRAEHHSSFSEAQLVSLCLDLFQAGIETISSVLGFAFLYMLHNPHVMHKVQKELHSVVGPNRLPTADDRSLLPYCEAVILEVERIATVVPSGLVHRAMNDVELCGYHIPKDSIVLPLLYSLQMDKDYWTDPDVFRPERFLSEGGERIVQHDLFIPFGAGRRRCLGEALAKPAIFLFFTSIMHCFTIESSDHELPSLNPIDGITLSPQPYNIRITAKSSTEHRYIY, from the exons ATGTGGATCCCCGTTCTGGTAATGTTTGTGTTGCTGATGGCAGTGTATTGTGCCTGTGATGTGCAAAAGCCGAAAAAATTTCCTCCCG GTCCAGCATGGTGGCCAATGTTGGGTAGTGGATTGGTAGTGGTAAAGATGGTGCGCTCCCTGAAGTACTTTCATCTAATGTGGATGACACTTTGTCGGCAGTATGGACAGATCGTGGGCGTTCGGTTCGGCCAGGATCGGATCATCATCGTTTCCGGACGGGAAGCGATCCGGACAATGTATTCCATGGTGCAGTTCGATGGTCGACCGGATGGATTCTTCTTCCGGATGCGCTCGTTCGGGCAGCGGCTCGGTGTGGCCCTTGCCGACGGTCCGAACTGGGAGGTGCAACGTAAGTTTGCCGTGCGTACGATGAAGCAGCTCGGCATGGGACGAAACGAGTTCGTGCGGGTTATCGAGCGTGAAGTGCATGAGCTGGTCGAGAACTTCCGCCAGCGTGCGGCCACCGGAGAGGTGTTCCCGATGAGTAGCTCACTGGACATTGCCCTGCTGAATGTAGTGTGGGTGATGATGGCCGGCCAGCGGTATGAGTTCGAAAATGCACGATTAAAGTGGCTCGCAGATACCATCCATAAAACGTTCCACGTGATCGATATTTCCGGAGGCACACTGAACCGGTTTCCGTGGCTTCGCCACGTGTGCCCCGAAAGCTCTGGGTATGGCCCGATGATGCGACTGCTAAAACCTTTGTGGGCTTTCCTGGAA GAAACGATCGAGTTGATTCGGAGAAATCCTCACTGCGCCGACCGCCGTGACTGCTTGATCTCGGCCTTCCTGGTGGAAATGTCTCGAGCAGAACACCACAGTTCCTTCTCCGAAGCTCAGCTCGTCAGCTTATGCTTGGATCTGTTTCAGGCCGGCATCGAGACGATCAGCAGTGTGCTCGGGTTTGCCTTTCTGTATATGCTCCACAACCCACACGTGATGCATAAAGTACAAAAAGAGCTACACTCGGTCGTTGGACCGAATCGGCTGCCGACAGCGGACGATCGATCATTGCTTCCGTACTGCGAGGCGGTGATATTGGAGGTGGAACGCATTGCTACGGTCGTTCCTTCGGGACTGGTACACCGGGCCATGAACGATGTGGAGCTCTGTGGGTATCACATTCCGAAGGACTCGATCGTCCTTCCACTGTTATACTCGCTGCAGATGGATAAGGACTATTGGACTGATCCAGACGTGTTCCGACCGGAACGGTTTCTCAGTGAAGGAGGTGAACGGATAGTGCAGCATGATCTTTTCATTCCGTTTGGTGCAGGACGTAGACGCTGTCTCGGGGAGGCACTAGCAAAACCCgcgattttccttttctttaccAGCATTATGCACTGCTTTACGATCGAGTCGTCTGACCACGAGCTTCCTTCGCTAAACCCGATTGATGGGATAACGCTCTCACCGCAGCCGTATAATATCAGAATCACCGCGAAAAGTTCAACAGAACATAGATATATTTATTGA
- the LOC131264674 gene encoding probable cytochrome P450 305a1, with protein MITVVLATVALILVVLFLAKELYRPANYPPGPRWLPIVGNTPLVRKMVAQNGGMLANVCDKLAESYGSSVIGMKLGRERIVVCLGYNEVKEVLLNDAFQGRPDNFFIRLRTLGTRLGITCTDGQFWSEQRSCVTRHLRQAGYGRQAMHVQIQKELEELVDVIQARQEEPLWPDSILAISVINVFWMIVTGERVPREDDRLHRLVSLLQMRSKAFDMSGGTLNQLPWLRFIAPEWSGYNLVRRFNKQLIEFFTPTIEEHHRSFSEDSANDDLIYAYIKEMRERKDDVGTNFTDLQLTMIILDIFIAGGQTTSTTLDLAFMMMLAHPEVQAKVHEEIDSNLALEATPHYDDRLKLPYSEAVLLEIQRYFSIVPLNGPRRTTSDCTLGGYRVPKDTTVLMGLRNVHMDPAHWGDPEVFRPERFLDENRNIVNTERLLPFGQGKRRCLGETLARSCLFTIFVGVMKNFFLHKPEQSSESDDMAPSLLLKPGITLSPKPYHVVFKPRHTTTPH; from the exons ATGATCACCGTAGTGTTGGCAACAGTTGCGTTAATCTTGGTCGTCCTTTTCCTTGCAAAAGAACTCTATCGTCCGGCCAACTATCCTCCAG GTCCACGATGGCTTCCGATCGTAGGCAACACACCGTTGGTACGAAAAATGGTCGCTCAGAATGGCGGTATGCTTGCTAACGTCTGCGACAAGCTGGCCGAGTCCTATGGAAGCTCAGTTATTGGGATGAAGCTCGGCCGGGAGCGAATCGTAGTTTGTCTCGGGTACAACGAGGTGAAGGAGGTCCTCTTGAACGACGCATTTCAGGGAAGACCCGATAATTTCTTCATCCGATTGCGGACTCTTGGAACAAG GCTAGGGATCACTTGTACCGACGGGCAGTTCTGGAGTGAGCAAAGAAGCTGCGTAACACGCCACCTACGCCAGGCTGGTTACGGACGTCAGGCGATGCATGTGCAGATCCAGAAAGAATTGGAGGAACTAGTTGACGTTATTCAAGCACGCCAGGAAGAACCTCTCTGGCCTGACTCGATCCTTGCGATCAGTgttatcaatgttttttggatgatcgTCACCGGGGAGCGAGTACCACGGGAAGATGACCGCCTGCATAGGTTAGTGAGTTTACTTCAGATGCGCTCGAAGGCCTTCGATATGTCCGGTGGAACGTTGAACCAGCTACCGTGGCTTCGTTTCATCGCGCCCGAATGGAGTGGATACAACCTGGTGCGTCGTTTCAACAAGCAACTGATCGAGTTCTTTACGCCTACCATTGAGGAGCATCACCGAAGCTTCAGCGAGGACAGTGCCAACGATGACCTCATATATGCCTACATCAAGGAGATGCGCGAACGAAAGGACGACGTGGGAACAAACTTCACCGACCTGCAGCTGACTATGATCATCCTGGATATCTTCATCGCCGGTGGTCAAACAACTAGCACCACGCTCGACCTGGCCTTCATGATGATGCTAGCGCATCCGGAAGTGCAAGCTAAAGTGCACGAAGAAATCGACTCTAACCTAGCGCTGGAGGCTACACCACATTACGATGACCGTTTGAAGCTTCCTTATAGCGAGGCGGTCCTGCTCGAGATCCAGCGATACTTCTCTATCGTTCCACTAAACGGACCGCGTCGTACAACTAGCGATTGCACCCTGGGAGGCTATCGTGTGCCGAAAGACACCACGGTATTAATGGGATTGAGGAACGTACACATGGACCCGGCGCACTGGGGTGACCCAGAAGTGTTCCGACCGGAACGCTTCCTGGACGAGAACCGGAACATCGTCAACACGGAACGCCTGTTGCCGTTTGGACAAGGAAAGCGGCGCTGCCTCGGGGAAACGTTGGCCCGATCTTGCTTGTTTACAATCTTCGTCGGTGTgatgaagaacttttttctgCATAAACCGGAGCAGAGCTCGGAGTCGGACGACATGGCGCCATCGTTGTTGCTTAAGCCGGGAATAACTCTTTCACCCAAACCGTACCATGTCGTGTTTAAACCGAGACATACAACTACACCACATTGA
- the LOC131264675 gene encoding probable cytochrome P450 305a1 codes for MLAILVGIAVALFCTYLINEFRRPANYPPGPPWLPVVGNTPYIRKLARQYGGQHKVFELLGKSYQSDVIGLKLGREYVVVALNYTAVNEVHRNDVFAGRPDNFFIRLRTMGTRLGVTCTDGAFWAEHRSFVTRHLRQAGYGRQPMQVQIQNELNELVDVIRERRGAPIWPGSILSTSVINVLWTFVTGTRIPRDDDRLQRLLTLLQDRSRAFDMSGGVLSQLPWLRFIAPEWSGYNLLRRFNKQLTEFFTPTIEEHHRNFGEERAGDDLIYAYIKEMRERKDDPETTFTDLQLTMIILDIFIAGGQTTSTTLDLAFMMMRLRPDIQARVRQEIDAKLQTEELPQQTDRSQLPYTDAFLLEVQRFFHIVPVSGPRRTLAECSLGGYRIPKNTTVLIGLKTVHMDPEYWGDPEVFRPERFLVEFGSDMKTHPHTDRLMIFGIGKRRCLGEVLARACLFTFFVGIMQKFELLEPTNSQPGMEPSIVLRPGITLSPKPYDVVFKPRFL; via the exons ATGCTCGCCATCCTTGTGGGCATTGCAGTGGCATTGTTCTGTACCTATCTCATCAATGAATTTCGTCGGCCGGCCAACTATCCACCGG GCCCACCCTGGCTTCCGGTAGTTGGAAATACGCCGTACATAAGGAAACTAGCACGCCAGTATGGAGGCCAACATAAGGTGTTCGAACTGCTCGGCAAGTCATACCAGAGTGATGTGATCGGATTGAAGCTGGGCCGTGAGTATGTCGTCGTCGCCCTCAACTACACCGCCGTAAATGAGGTGCACCGCAATGATGTCTTTGCCGGACGACCGGACAACTTCTTCATCCGGCTGCGAACAATGGGAACAAG ACTTGGAGTGACATGCACGGATGGCGCGTTCTGGGCAGAACATAGAAGCTTCGTGACGCGCCATCTGCGACAAGCTGGTTACGGTCGTCAACCTATGCAAGTGCAGATTCAGAACGAGCTGAATGAACTGGTAGACGTAATTCGCGAACGTAGGGGCGCACCAATTTGGCCCGGATCGATCCTTTCGACAAGCGTCATCAATGTGCTGTGGACGTTTGTTACCGGAACACGCATCCCACGAGACGATGACCGACTGCAGCGCCTTCTGACGCTGCTGCAGGATCGTTCGAGGGCTTTCGACATGTCGGGCGGTGTGCTGAGTCAGCTTCCGTGGCTTCGTTTCATTGCGCCCGAGTGGAGCGGCTACAATTTGCTGCGAAGGTTCAACAAGCAACTGACCGAATTCTTCACCCCTACCATCGAAGAACACCATCGGAATTTTGGCGAGGAACGGGCAGGCGATGACCTGATTTATGCCTACATCAAGGAGATGCGAGAACGCAAGGACGATCCGGAGACAACCTTCACCGACCTGCAGCTGACGATGATCATCCTGGATATCTTCATCGCTGGTGGACAAACGACAAGCACCACGCTTGACTTGGCCTTCATGATGATGCGCTTGCGGCCCGACATTCAGGCTCGGGTGCGCCAAGAAATCGACGCTAAGTTACAGACGGAAGAACTACCCCAACAGACCGACCGATCCCAGCTGCCATACACCGACGCGTTCCTGCTGGAGGTTCAACGGTTTTTCCACATCGTCCCCGTGAGTGGACCACGTCGTACTCTGGCCGAATGTTCGCTCGGTGGCTATCGAATACCAAAGAACACCACCGTACTGATCGGCCTGAAGACGGTGCATATGGATCCGGAGTATTGGGGCGATCCGGAGGTGTTTCGACCGGAACGGTTTCTCGTCGAGTTCGGGAGCGACATGAAGACGCACCCACACACGGATCGATTGATGATCTTTGGCATCGGCAAGAGGCGCTGCCTTGGCGAGGTGCTGGCACGTGCATGTTTGTTCACGTTTTTCGTTGGAATTATGCAAAAATTTGAGCTTCTCGAGCCAACGAACTCGCAGCCCGGCATGGAACCATCAATCGTTCTGAGACCAGGCATTACGTTGTCTCCGAAACCGTATGACGTTGTTTTTAAGCCTCGCTTCTTGTAA